The Henckelia pumila isolate YLH828 chromosome 2, ASM3356847v2, whole genome shotgun sequence genome includes a window with the following:
- the LOC140877151 gene encoding uncharacterized protein, translating to MGSFRKIPIFSQEDFNDWKIKFQGHLAAQDDRWYVITDGPLKIMKANTTVSISDGAPQMIEKPKSEWTNEYKKKANLDNVAKDILYKTLDKTTFSKIKMCNTTKKIWEKLIQLYEGNEQTKENKLSVAVQKFESFKIKTGESMSDFE from the coding sequence ATGGGGTCCTTCAGAAAAATTCCTATCTTTTCCCAAGAAGACTTCAATGACTGGAAAATCAAATTTCAAGGTCATCTTGCTGCACAAGATGATAGGTGGTACGTGATCACTGAtggaccactcaaaatcatgAAGGCCAACACGACTGTATCCATATCAGACGGCGCTCCACAAATGATTGAAAAACCCAAGAGCGAATGGACGAATGAATATAAGAAAAAGGCAAATCTAGACAACGTGGCCAAGGATATTTTGTACAAGACATTGGATAAGACTACATTCAGCAAAATAAAGATGTGCAACACAACTAAAAAGATATGGGAGAAGTTGATTCAACTCTATGAAGGTAACGAGCAAACCAAGGAAAACAAACTTTCAGTAGCTGTTCAAAAGTTTGAAAGCTTCAAAATAAAGACTGGTGAATCCATGAGCGACTTTGAATAA